The following are from one region of the Nicotiana tabacum cultivar K326 chromosome 3, ASM71507v2, whole genome shotgun sequence genome:
- the LOC107793046 gene encoding WAT1-related protein At3g28050, which yields MANSNGRIRESVFYKEVLPFAAMVCMECINVGLNTLYKAATNKGMSNHVFVVYSYGLAAVLLLPSPFFSTRSRLLPPLNCSILAKIFLLGVIGCTSQIMGYTGINYSSPTLASAISNLVPAFTFVLAVIFRMEKIELKRSSTRAKVLGTVVSIAGAFVVTLYKGPKLLVAITSTPNLLYQPLSSSQSNWMLGGLFLTTEYFLVPMWYIVQTWIMKEYPAEVTVVFFYNLCVCCLAAIVGFFTEPDSSKWRIKPDIALASILCSGILGSSLNNTIHTWALRVKGPVYVAMFKPLSIAIAVAMGVIILGDTLYLGSVLGATVIAIGFYTVMWGKAKEMPEYDGSSDDLESSSAQKFPLLHNYKNEVISNK from the exons atggCAAACAGTAATGGAAGAATTAGAGAGTCAGTTTTTTACAAAGAAGTGTTACCATTTGCAGCTATGGTGTGTATGGAATGTATAAATGTTGGATTAAACACACTTTACAAAGCTGCTACTAACAAAGGCATGAGTAATCATGTCTTTGTTGTTTACAGTTATGGTCTTGCTGCTGTTCTCCTTCTTCCTTCTCCCTTTTTCTCTACCAG ATCAAGACTACTTCCACCCCTCAACTGTTCAATTCTTGCCAAAATCTTTCTTCTTGGAGTTATCGG GTGtacatcacagataatggggtaTACAGGAATTAATTATAGCTCTCCTACACTTGCCTCCGCCATCAGCAATCTCGTCCCTGCTTTTACTTTTGTCTTGGCTGTCATTTTCag GATGGAAaagatagaattaaaaagatcAAGTACTCGAGCCAAAGTCTTGGGCACGGTGGTTTCCATCGCTGGAGCATTCGTAGTGACTCTCTACAAAGGCCCAAAATTATTGGTGGCTATCACGTCCACGCCCAATTTACTATATCAACCTCTCAGTTCGTCCCAATCGAATTGGATGCTTGGCGGCCTTTTCCTCACAACTGAATATTTTTTGGTTCCTATGTGGTACATTGTTCAG ACATGGATTATGAAAGAGTATCCAGCTGAAGTGACTGTAGTTTTCTTCTACAACTTGTGTGTGTGCTGCCTAGCTGCTATTGTAGGCTTTTTCACTGAACCTGACTCTAGCAAATGGCGAATTAAACCAGATATTGCGCTGGCCTCCATCCTATGCTCT GGAATTTTGGGCTCATCCCTAAACAATACAATTCACACCTGGGCTTTGCGCGTCAAAGGACCAGTGTATGTAGCAATGTTCAAGCCACTGTCCATTGCCATTGCAGTTGCCATGGGAGTCATTATCCTAGGAGATACTCTTTATTTGGGAAG CGTCCTGGGAGCGACTGTAATTGCCATTGGATTCTATACTGTAATGTGGGGAAAGGCAAAAGAGATGCCTGAATATGACGGTTCTAGTGATGATCTCGAGTCGTCTTCAGCTCAAAAGTTCCCCTTGTTACACAATTACAAAAATGAAGTCATCTCAAACAAGTAA